AGTTGGGCATGAAATAGCCAAAGGGGACGGAAAGGGAAAGCGGCAGCGGGCCGAAACCAAAAAATTTGACGTCGGTTAATGGAATATGAACAGATGTTAACGATTTGTTAGGACTTCCCGTTGCAAAACAACTTCGGGATGCAACGGGATGGGCTGCAACCCCGCAAAACAGGGTGCATGTTAATACATATTCCTATCGACTCGTATGTAGGCACCACTTACCCAGAAATTCCGTCTACGCGTGTACCCTGTTTTGAACCTCATTGCTCGGTGGATTAGCTCCTGACAAGTGGTTCACGTTCCCTTTCGCGGATAACGGCAGGGTCATAGGGCTCACGGGCGAAGACGGCGCGGACCATTGGGGCGAAATGTTCGATGGGTTTGTGGGTGTAGTCGGGGTCGAACGAGTTTTGGTCCCAGCGTTCGCAGAACGTCGCGCAGTCATCGAAATATGGATGGCCCGCGTAGGCGTTTCGTTTGTCGGGGTCTGCGCCGACGTGGTTGCCGTAATACGCCAGTTGGAAATCGCCGTGCTTTTCGACGACCCATGTAACTTGTTCGCGCACGAAGGGGCGCAGGATGCTGGCCGCGTATTCGTCGTGATTGTAGGGCGCGAAAATGTCGCCGATGTCATGGAGCAGCGCCGCGACGATCCAGTCGATGTCTGCGCCGTCGTTTTCAGCGCGGGTTGCGGCCTGAAGGGAGTGCCCAAGTCGGCTGATTTGATATCCCGACAGGCTTTCATCAAGGCTAACAAGCGCGCCGAGCAAGCGATCTGCGGTGCCCTTGGTATAGGCGATTTCGTGTTCGGTCAGGAAGGCATAGTCCTCGGCGTCGCCGTCTTTCATTTGGGTGAATTTGACGTGATCCATAGCTTGGCTTTCTGAACAGATGATCGATATCTCAGCTACTGTGGCGTTTTGCTGGTCATTGCGCAATTGGTGGTGTTGGAGTTGGCTTTCGCGATACGACACAAAAACAAGCCTTCGTTATTTCACGCAAAGGGGATTGGACCTGCCGCGCACGGCGATTAGGTTCTAAGGATGCAAAGCAGGCGTTGCGATTTTGAAAGCATTAAGGTTGATATTGGCCCGATGAATGAGACACCCAAACGCGCTATCGCAAGCCGTGTTCACAAAAGAGAGGGCGCTGCATGGCGCTGACCAACTGGATAAAAAGCGTCTTTGGGCGCGGACGCCAACATGAAACGGCGGGCGTGCGTAAACGCGGGCAAGCGACCCATGTGATCATTCTAGATGGCACGATGTCGTCGCTTCATGGGGGTGAGGAAACCCATGCGGGGCAGCTTTATAAGTTGCTGAAAGAAGCCAACGATGCGGCGAACCTCGGGGCGAACCTGACGATTTATTATGAGCCGGGCATCCAGTGGAAAGACTGGGGCGCGACGTTGGATGTGATGCAGGGGCGGGGGATCAACCGCCAAATCAAGCGCGCCTATGGCGTGTTGGCATCGCGTTACCAAGTGGGTGATCGCATTGTTTTGGCGGGTTATTCGCGTGGCGCTTACGCTGCGCGATCGCTTGCGGGGGTGATTGACCTTGTTGGGTTGGTGAAGACCACCAGCGCGACCGAGCGAAATGTTCAATTGGCGTATCGTCACTATCGACGCGGCGGGCGCGGGGTCGCGGCAGAAGCGTTTCGCAAGCGTCATTGTCACGCCGCGGTGGAAATTGAGGCTGTCGCCGTTTGGGATACCGTGAAAGCGCTTGGGGTTCGATTGCCTATTCTGTGGCGATGGTCGGTGGTAGAACATGCGTTTCACAACCACGCGCTTGGCGGGTCGATCAAACACGGTTTTCATGCGTTGGCTTTGGATGAGACCCGCGAGGCCTATTCGCCGGTGCTTTGGGCCTGTCCGCCGGGATGGAAAGGCCACATGGAGCAGGTTTGGTTTTCTGGCACCCAT
This Octadecabacter temperatus DNA region includes the following protein-coding sequences:
- a CDS encoding DUF2235 domain-containing protein — its product is MALTNWIKSVFGRGRQHETAGVRKRGQATHVIILDGTMSSLHGGEETHAGQLYKLLKEANDAANLGANLTIYYEPGIQWKDWGATLDVMQGRGINRQIKRAYGVLASRYQVGDRIVLAGYSRGAYAARSLAGVIDLVGLVKTTSATERNVQLAYRHYRRGGRGVAAEAFRKRHCHAAVEIEAVAVWDTVKALGVRLPILWRWSVVEHAFHNHALGGSIKHGFHALALDETREAYSPVLWACPPGWKGHMEQVWFSGTHGDVGGQLGGYEAARPLANLSLVWMLERLEQCEVPLPTDWAKRFPTDPTAPSMGRWRGWSKMFFVRGARVVGRDPSETYHPSVAQRHPKEAKFALPN
- a CDS encoding HD domain-containing protein, producing the protein MDHVKFTQMKDGDAEDYAFLTEHEIAYTKGTADRLLGALVSLDESLSGYQISRLGHSLQAATRAENDGADIDWIVAALLHDIGDIFAPYNHDEYAASILRPFVREQVTWVVEKHGDFQLAYYGNHVGADPDKRNAYAGHPYFDDCATFCERWDQNSFDPDYTHKPIEHFAPMVRAVFAREPYDPAVIREREREPLVRS